The genomic DNA CCAGCCCCTTCCGGCGCTGCAGCGGCGAGTGCTTCACGATCACCGACTGGGCCTTGCGCATCGGAAACGCGTCCACCTTGCTCCCGATGAACCCGCCGCGGCTCGCCAGCCCGTCGTCGTCGTGCGTGTATCCCCGCCGCCGCCACAGCTGCCACGCGATCAGATGCAAGCCACCCGATCAGCATCGGCACGCCCACGCCAACGGAAACTTCCGCTGCGAGCAGCTGGAGGAAGACGGTGCCGAGGACAAGGC from Gemmatimonadota bacterium includes the following:
- a CDS encoding PH domain-containing protein, with protein sequence MHLIAWQLWRRRGYTHDDDGLASRGGFIGSKVDAFPMRKAQSVIVKHSPLQRRKGLATLQVQLACGKITVPYIEDEVAHGLRDYILYRVEASRRRWH